One Defluviitoga tunisiensis genomic window carries:
- a CDS encoding sugar ABC transporter ATP-binding protein, with product MPTLLRIKNVSKYFPGVKALDNITMDIEKNEIHAICGENGAGKSTLISILGGIYPYGSYEGDIYLKDKKIEFKNPKDAEEAGIAVIHQELTLFEELSIIENIYMGSQKVKGLVIDWNSMYEESQILLKKLKLDDLNIFTKIKHLGVGKQQLIEIAKALVKKANILILDEPTASLTESETNNLLALLKELKKEGVTCIYISHKLDEIFEVADRVSILRDGKLIGTKLINEVTKNDLIKMMVGREISQMFPKRKISPEKIIFEVKNFTVFEEYNPTKKVVDNVSFNLRYGEILGFSGLVGAGRTELMSSIIGFYQGKKEGKVFLNSEKVNINSPQEALELGIAYLSEDRKGAGIISNLTVRENITIAFIKKFATFFHINKESETLKALEIIKELNIKTQSPEVKISTLSGGNQQKTLIGRNLVSIPKILIMDEPTRGIDVGAKQEIYSLMNKLTKQGISIIMISSELPEVIGMADRIIVLHEGKFMGEIENYNHDTNQEDIMYLATGIRGGKGE from the coding sequence ATGCCTACTTTATTAAGGATAAAAAATGTTTCAAAATACTTTCCTGGAGTCAAAGCTTTGGATAATATTACAATGGATATAGAGAAGAATGAAATACACGCTATTTGTGGAGAAAACGGTGCAGGAAAATCTACTCTGATAAGTATACTAGGTGGTATATATCCATATGGTAGCTATGAAGGAGATATTTATCTCAAAGATAAAAAAATTGAATTTAAAAATCCAAAAGATGCTGAGGAAGCAGGTATTGCAGTTATTCATCAGGAATTAACTCTTTTTGAAGAATTAAGCATAATAGAAAATATATATATGGGATCACAAAAAGTTAAAGGACTTGTTATCGATTGGAATTCTATGTATGAGGAATCACAAATTCTCTTAAAAAAATTAAAGTTAGATGACCTAAATATTTTCACAAAGATAAAACATCTAGGTGTTGGAAAACAACAGTTAATTGAAATAGCTAAAGCATTAGTTAAAAAAGCAAATATCCTCATTTTAGACGAACCTACAGCTTCATTAACAGAAAGTGAAACAAATAACTTATTAGCACTATTAAAGGAGTTAAAAAAAGAAGGGGTCACTTGTATATATATTTCTCATAAATTAGATGAAATATTTGAAGTTGCAGATAGGGTTAGTATCCTCCGAGATGGAAAACTAATAGGGACTAAATTGATTAATGAAGTCACAAAAAATGATCTAATAAAAATGATGGTAGGTCGAGAAATAAGTCAAATGTTTCCAAAAAGAAAAATTTCTCCTGAAAAAATAATCTTTGAAGTAAAAAATTTTACGGTATTTGAAGAGTATAATCCCACAAAAAAGGTAGTTGACAATGTTAGTTTTAATTTGAGGTATGGTGAGATTCTAGGTTTTTCGGGCTTAGTAGGAGCAGGACGAACTGAATTAATGAGCAGTATCATCGGTTTTTATCAAGGTAAAAAAGAAGGGAAAGTTTTTTTAAACTCTGAGAAAGTTAACATTAATTCTCCACAAGAAGCGTTAGAGCTTGGCATAGCCTATTTATCTGAAGATAGAAAAGGTGCTGGAATAATTTCTAACTTAACTGTTAGAGAAAACATTACAATTGCTTTTATAAAAAAATTTGCCACTTTTTTTCATATTAACAAAGAAAGTGAAACTTTAAAAGCTTTGGAAATAATTAAAGAATTAAACATAAAAACTCAGTCTCCAGAAGTAAAAATTTCAACGTTAAGTGGTGGAAATCAACAGAAAACTTTAATTGGACGAAATTTAGTTTCCATTCCAAAAATATTGATAATGGATGAACCTACTCGAGGTATAGACGTAGGAGCAAAACAAGAAATATATTCACTTATGAACAAATTAACAAAACAAGGAATTTCTATAATAATGATTTCTTCAGAATTACCAGAAGTTATTGGAATGGCTGACAGAATAATAGTTCTACACGAAGGTAAATTTATGGGTGAAATTGAAAATTACAATCATGATACAAATCAAGAAGATATTATGTACTTAGCTACAGGAATTAGGGGAGGTAAAGGTGAATGA